Proteins from one Cicer arietinum cultivar CDC Frontier isolate Library 1 chromosome 3, Cicar.CDCFrontier_v2.0, whole genome shotgun sequence genomic window:
- the LOC101503927 gene encoding GDSL esterase/lipase At1g09390, producing the protein MSCGGEGESQRVPFSLHMLLFVWLLFAFCCLGLADVSVSGCNKAAVIFVFGDSNSDTGGLTSGLGFPINIPNGRTFFHRSTGRLSDGRLVIDLLCQSLNTNFLTPYLDALSGSTFTNGANFAVVGSSTLPKYVPFSLNIQVMQFQHFKARSLELVTAGTKNMINDEGFRDALYLIDIGQNDLADSFSKNLSYPQVIKKIPTVITEIENAIKSLYNEGGRKFWLHNTGPFGCLPKLIALSQKKDLDSLGCLSSYNSAARLFNEALNHLSQKLRIQLKDATLVYVDIYAIKYDLITNATKYGFSNPLMVCCGYGGPPYNFDVRVTCGQPGYQVCDEGSQYVSWDGIHFTEAANTWIASKILSTAYSTPRIPFSFFCRH; encoded by the exons ATGAGTTGTGGCGGTGAGGGTGAGAGTCAAAGAGTGCCATTTTCACTTCACATGTTGCTATTTGTATGGTTGTTGTTTGCATTTTGTTGTTTGGGTTTAGCTGATGTAAGTGTGAGTGGATGCAATAAGGCTGCAGTTATATTCGTGTTCGGCGATTCAAACTCGGATACGGGTGGACTCACTTCTGGACTCGGTTTCCCTATTAATATTCCTAATGGTCGCACTTTCTTTCACAGATCCACTGGTCGTTTGTCTGATGGACGCCTCGTTATTGACCTTCTCT GCCAAAGTTTGAATACAAATTTTTTGACTCCATACTTAGACGCCTTGTCTGGATCCACATTCACAAATGGAGCAAACTTTGCAGTGGTGGGATCCTCTACCCTCCCAAAATATGTTCCTTTCTCTTTAAATATACAGGTCATGCAGTTCCAGCATTTCAAAGCTCGGAGCCTTGAACTTGTTACCGCAG GTACAAAAAATATGATCAACGACGAAGGCTTTCGGGATGCACTCTACTTGATTGATATTGGACAAAATGACCTTGCTGATTCATTTTCTAAAAACCTGTCGTATCCACAAGTCATCAAGAAGATCCCGACAGTTATCACTGAAATTGAAAACGCTATTAAG AGTTTGTACAATGAAGGTGGCAGGAAATTTTGGCTTCACAATACTGGGCCCTTTGGTTGTCTTCCTAAATTGATTGCACTGTCACAGAAGAAGGATCTGGATTCATTAGGATGCCTTTCTAGTTACAATTCTGCTGCAAGATTATTTAATGAAGCGCTGAATCATTTGAGCCAGAAACTAAGAATTCAATTGAAGGATGCTACCTTAGTCTATGTTGATATTTATGCCATTAAGTATGATCTCATCACAAATGCCACCAAATATG GTTTCTCAAATCCATTGATGGTATGCTGCGGCTACGGAGGACCTCCTTATAATTTTGATGTAAGAGTTACATGCGGTCAACCTGGTTATCAAGTTTGCGACGAAGGATCTCAGTATGTGAGTTGGGATGGAATCCATTTTACCGAGGCTGCAAATACATGGATAGCTTCTAAGATACTTTCCACGGCTTATTCCACACCACGGATACCTTTTAGTTTCTTTTGCCGCCACTGA